Proteins encoded by one window of Gambusia affinis linkage group LG17, SWU_Gaff_1.0, whole genome shotgun sequence:
- the LOC122819435 gene encoding mediator of RNA polymerase II transcription subunit 19a-like, with translation MDHHDWQRGRSRGHRHYEDDDEAQPFYIGVPVSHRRKRRRHRSNTGDADRDSRHLHYDHHAHHEHSHRQYYHDKEESYNDDGGSTEQQEHLDPSDASRTSYIDEVCVFVTCEHKSQCMGGESSRALWCVSTLFKASGFLLLWRLFVAFLID, from the exons ATGGACCACCATGACTGGCAGCGGGGAAGAAGTAGAGGCCACAGGCActatgaggatgatgatg AAGCCCAGCCGTTCTACATCGGCGTTCCCGTTTCCCACAGACGGAAAAGACGCAGGCACCGCTCCAACACCGGCGACGCCGACCGCGACTCACGACACCTACACTACGATCACCACGCGCACCATGAGCACTCCCACAGACAGTACTACCACGACAAGGAGGAGAGCTACAATGATGACGGAGGCAGCACAGAGCAGCAGGAGCATCTCGACCCCTCAG ATGCCTCACGTACAAGTTACATTgatgaagtttgtgtttttgtgacatgTGAGCACAAGAGTCAGTGCATGGGAGGAGAGTCCTCCAGAGCCCTGTGGTGTGTGTCGACCCTCTTCAAAGCCTCTGGCTTCTTGTTGCTTTGGAGactttttgttgctttcctGATCGACTGA